Proteins encoded within one genomic window of Brassica rapa cultivar Chiifu-401-42 chromosome A09, CAAS_Brap_v3.01, whole genome shotgun sequence:
- the LOC103838634 gene encoding transcription factor TCP8, protein MDLSDDAAAARGGSRHLVDPSLSIVPRSTPPEDPTTSSPATAAATTSGVVTKRSTKDRHTKVDGRGRRIRMPALCAARVFQLTRELGHKSDGETIEWLLQQAEPAIVAATGTGTIPANFSSLSVSLRSSGSTLSAPPSKSVPLYGALGLTHHQYEEQGGAFGAHTPPLLGFHHHLQQHQQQQHHQQAPAETIPGPDGESFSRKRYRSVDSSKEDGEGKQNENKSLKESEPPAAATGAPMWAVAPTNRSAGGNTFWMLPVPTTAAGNQPAAMESSSNASRAHMWPFGGGGAGAGGGGATHFMAGTGFSFPMDQYRGSPLQLGSFLAQPQQPNQNIGLSIPDSNLGVLAALNAAYPRGGNANAEQVNNAVEHQEKQQPQQSDQDDDSRDENSNSDG, encoded by the coding sequence ATGGATCTCTCCGACGACGCCGCCGCCGCCAGAGGAGGTTCTCGCCATCTAGTCGATCCCTCTCTTTCAATCGTCCCCAGATCTACTCCTCCCGAAGACCCCACGACCTCCTCCCCAGCGACAGCGGCGGCGACTACTTCCGGAGTTGTAACGAAACGTTCGACGAAAGACCGCCACACGAAAGTCGACGGAAGAGGGCGGCGAATCAGGATGCCGGCTCTCTGCGCCGCTAGGGTTTTCCAGCTAACGAGAGAGCTCGGGCACAAGTCCGACGGAGAAACCATCGAGTGGCTTCTCCAGCAAGCTGAGCCGGCGATAGTCGCCGCTACTGGCACCGGAACCATCCCGGCCAACTTCTCCTCTCTGAGCGTCTCGCTCCGAAGCAGCGGCTCGACTCTCTCCGCGCCGCCGTCGAAGTCGGTGCCTCTCTACGGCGCTCTCGGGCTGACTCACCATCAGTACGAGGAGCAAGGAGGGGCGTTTGGTGCTCACACGCCGCCGCTTCTAGGGTTTCATCACCATCTCCAACAGCATCAACAACAGCAACATCATCAACAAGCTCCGGCGGAAACGATTCCGGGTCCCGACGGCGAGAGTTTCTCGAGGAAACGGTATAGATCGGTTGATTCGTCGAAGGAGGACGGTGAAGGGAAGCAAAACGAGAACAAATCTTTGAAGGAAAGCGAACCTCCGGCGGCTGCCACGGGGGCGCCGATGTGGGCGGTGGCTCCGACGAATAGGTCCGCCGGTGGGAACACCTTTTGGATGCTTCCGGTACCAACCACCGCCGCCGGGAATCAGCCAGCTGCTATGGAGAGCAGCAGCAACGCCAGCCGTGCGCATATGTGGCCGTTCGGAGGCGGCGGCGCCGGAGCTGGGGGAGGAGGTGCGACTCATTTTATGGCGGGAACGGGGTTTAGTTTTCCGATGGATCAGTACAGAGGAAGTCCGCTTCAGTTAGGTTCCTTCTTGGCTCAGCCGCAGCAACCGAATCAGAATATAGGTTTGAGTATACCGGACTCTAATCTTGGGGTGCTTGCCGCTTTGAACGCGGCGTATCCGAGAGGTGGAAACGCAAACGCGGAACAAGTGAACAATGCCGTGGAACATCAAGAGAAGCAGCAGCCACAACAGAGCGATCAGGATGATGATAGTAGAGATGAGAATTCAAATAGCGATGGGTGA